From Candidatus Pedobacter colombiensis, one genomic window encodes:
- a CDS encoding ROK family protein, with the protein MEKLILSADIGGSHITAALVDLDKKKELSGTWSRTKLNSAGTSTEIINTWAETLEKSSIGHDLKSLKINIAMPGPMNYRSGICKIKDQGKYESLYNLNIKQMLASRLGIQPSAIHFINDAACFLKGEVFSGSLEGYDHAIGLTLGTGLGTSYLVNGKVVDSGLWCMPFLNGIAEDYISTRWFIKRFDELAGISIKDVKDLVDNHAGSPCFNTVFAEFSINLAGFIHKFIRKKMPLAVVLGGNIAQADAHFINDTRKHLATLMGYSLPVKKSMLGEKAALLGAGSAN; encoded by the coding sequence ATGGAAAAACTTATTTTAAGTGCTGATATCGGCGGTTCTCACATTACTGCCGCACTTGTTGATCTTGACAAAAAGAAGGAATTAAGCGGCACATGGTCAAGAACAAAACTCAACTCGGCTGGTACTTCAACTGAAATCATCAATACCTGGGCAGAAACGTTGGAGAAGTCTAGTATAGGACATGATCTAAAGTCGTTAAAGATCAATATTGCTATGCCAGGGCCAATGAATTATAGAAGTGGAATTTGCAAAATAAAAGATCAGGGAAAATACGAATCCCTTTATAACTTGAATATAAAACAAATGCTGGCGAGTCGTTTAGGGATTCAGCCTTCAGCAATTCATTTTATAAATGATGCCGCATGCTTTTTGAAAGGCGAAGTCTTTAGCGGAAGTCTGGAAGGATATGATCATGCTATCGGTTTAACATTAGGAACGGGATTGGGAACTTCATATCTTGTAAATGGTAAGGTAGTGGACTCTGGCTTGTGGTGCATGCCTTTTTTAAATGGGATTGCAGAAGATTATATTTCCACCAGATGGTTTATTAAGCGTTTCGATGAATTGGCTGGCATATCAATTAAAGATGTAAAAGACCTGGTCGACAACCACGCCGGGTCGCCATGTTTTAATACGGTTTTTGCAGAGTTTAGCATCAATTTAGCAGGTTTTATCCATAAATTCATTCGAAAAAAGATGCCTTTGGCAGTCGTACTTGGGGGTAATATTGCCCAGGCTGATGCTCACTTTATAAATGATACAAGGAAACACCTGGCTACGCTTATGGGGTATAGCTTGCCTGTTAAAAAATCCATGTTGGGCGAGAAAGCAGCATTATTGGGTGCAGGATCCGCAAACTAA
- a CDS encoding HIT family protein: protein MPTPISECLYCQNNETLNRLMIKIGDLEVSQLFLFKEQSHPGRCNVVYKDHGIEFHDLSDEQRNAFMKDVAKVGKAIAAAFNPDKINYGAYADTLSHLHMHIVPKYKDGYGFGGVFEMNPQKVALSDIEYAEVIEKIKAEL, encoded by the coding sequence ATGCCTACACCTATTTCAGAATGTTTGTATTGCCAAAATAATGAAACATTAAATCGTTTAATGATTAAAATCGGAGATTTAGAAGTTTCTCAATTGTTTTTATTTAAAGAGCAATCTCACCCAGGTCGCTGTAATGTAGTTTATAAAGACCATGGAATTGAGTTCCATGACTTAAGCGATGAGCAACGTAACGCATTTATGAAAGATGTGGCAAAAGTAGGAAAAGCTATTGCTGCTGCATTTAATCCTGATAAAATTAACTATGGTGCATATGCTGATACCTTATCTCATTTACATATGCACATTGTTCCTAAGTATAAAGATGGATATGGGTTTGGTGGTGTTTTTGAAATGAACCCACAAAAGGTTGCGCTTTCTGACATTGAATATGCAGAAGTTATAGAAAAGATTAAAGCAGAACTATAG
- a CDS encoding KUP/HAK/KT family potassium transporter: MDQSLKKLSAAGMLVTLGIVFGDIGTSPLYVFQSLLIEGGKINESLVLGSISCIFWTLTLQTTFKYVFITLQADNRGEGGIFALYALVRRHGKWLAIPAIVGAGTLLADGIITPPISITSAIEGLHMVNGFSDTIVPGNNLVLIIVITILVLLFFFQRFGTAIVGSSFGPIMLLWFLMLGIVGVLQFVQHLEIIKAFNPYYGVRLLIDHPGGFWLLGVVFLCTTGAEALYSDLGHCGKKNIQVSWIFIKITLLLNYLGQGAWVLMQPSTKDFDGINPFFEIVPHSFLIPGIALATLATIIASQALISGSFTLISEAISMNIWPHITVKYPSAIRGQLYIPSINWIICIGCIAVCLYFRTSSAMTAAYGFSITIAMLMTTLLMYYFMRYVKCWPLWLVTIIVGVFLCIEFSFFVANAAKLLKRLFFLVFEFGLIFTMYIWYRARKINQRFVHFVDLKDQIPFIKDLSADQGIPKYATHLVYFTKASNNKQIEQNIIYSIFSRKPKRADVYWFIHLEQADDPYRMEYTVNEIEEDKIIRVTFHLGFRIQPKIDVMFRKVIEDMVNSKELDITSPYDSLKKYNLTADFRFVIMEKFLSYDNEFSLSEGFILHSYFALRKFELTEAQAFGLDTSDVSIEKIPFVVKPVSDIGLKRVAMKNYPKRKD; the protein is encoded by the coding sequence ATGGATCAATCCTTAAAAAAGCTATCAGCAGCAGGAATGTTAGTCACCCTTGGAATAGTTTTCGGGGATATTGGAACTTCACCGCTTTATGTGTTTCAAAGCTTGCTTATTGAAGGGGGAAAAATCAATGAAAGTCTTGTCTTAGGTTCTATTTCTTGTATCTTTTGGACATTAACACTACAGACCACTTTCAAGTATGTATTTATTACTCTACAGGCAGATAATCGTGGAGAAGGGGGAATTTTCGCACTTTATGCTTTAGTCAGGCGTCATGGCAAATGGCTGGCTATCCCTGCTATTGTAGGAGCTGGTACCTTACTGGCCGACGGTATCATTACACCTCCTATTTCCATTACCTCAGCAATTGAGGGTCTGCATATGGTTAATGGATTCTCAGATACAATAGTTCCCGGAAATAACCTGGTTTTAATCATTGTTATTACGATCCTGGTCTTGTTGTTCTTTTTCCAGCGCTTTGGAACTGCCATAGTAGGTTCTTCATTTGGGCCGATTATGTTATTATGGTTTTTAATGCTGGGGATCGTGGGCGTTTTACAATTTGTGCAACATCTGGAGATTATCAAAGCTTTTAACCCCTATTATGGTGTAAGATTATTAATTGATCATCCAGGAGGTTTTTGGCTATTGGGCGTTGTATTCTTATGTACTACAGGAGCAGAAGCGCTTTATTCAGATTTGGGGCATTGTGGCAAAAAAAACATTCAGGTAAGCTGGATCTTTATAAAAATCACTTTACTGCTTAATTATCTAGGACAAGGGGCCTGGGTTTTAATGCAGCCCTCAACTAAGGATTTTGATGGTATCAATCCGTTTTTTGAAATTGTTCCTCATTCTTTTTTGATACCGGGGATAGCGCTCGCCACTTTAGCTACGATTATAGCCAGCCAGGCATTAATCAGCGGTTCTTTTACCTTGATCAGTGAAGCGATCAGCATGAACATTTGGCCGCATATCACCGTGAAATACCCCTCTGCTATACGCGGACAGCTCTATATACCCAGCATTAACTGGATAATATGTATCGGTTGTATTGCTGTATGCCTGTATTTCCGTACTTCGTCTGCGATGACAGCTGCCTATGGATTTTCCATTACCATAGCCATGCTGATGACTACCCTATTGATGTATTATTTCATGCGGTATGTCAAATGCTGGCCTTTATGGTTGGTAACCATCATTGTTGGTGTGTTTTTATGCATTGAATTTTCATTTTTCGTGGCCAACGCGGCTAAACTGCTGAAAAGACTTTTCTTCCTGGTATTTGAATTTGGGTTGATCTTTACCATGTACATTTGGTATAGAGCGCGTAAGATTAACCAGCGTTTTGTACATTTTGTTGATTTAAAAGATCAGATCCCTTTTATTAAGGATTTAAGTGCTGATCAGGGAATTCCTAAATATGCAACACACCTGGTTTACTTTACCAAAGCCAGCAATAACAAGCAGATCGAGCAAAATATCATCTATTCCATTTTTAGCAGGAAACCAAAGCGTGCAGATGTATACTGGTTTATTCACCTGGAACAAGCTGACGACCCATATAGGATGGAATATACCGTAAATGAAATTGAAGAAGACAAAATCATCCGTGTAACCTTCCACCTGGGGTTCAGAATACAGCCCAAGATCGATGTTATGTTTAGAAAAGTAATTGAAGATATGGTAAATAGCAAGGAGCTTGATATTACCAGTCCTTATGACTCACTAAAGAAATACAATTTGACCGCTGACTTCCGCTTTGTGATTATGGAAAAATTTCTATCCTATGATAATGAATTTAGTCTTAGTGAAGGATTTATCTTACATAGTTATTTTGCGTTGAGAAAATTTGAATTAACAGAAGCGCAAGCCTTTGGTTTAGATACAAGCGACGTTAGTATTGAAAAGATACCTTTTGTGGTTAAGCCGGTAAGTGATATTGGTTTGAAAAGAGTTGCCATGAAAAATTATCCCAAAAGGAAAGACTAA
- a CDS encoding acyloxyacyl hydrolase, giving the protein MKTYSFLFFLLINLSYCFAQNNQNSISIKAIQGITIFTSDYQLKGNFYGGEIAYRLNMANNDVGWIKTLNVKDVAITAAWLNTQGISSDQISNPKRLIGSTYAALTIVDFGIFNVGKTAFIFSPGIGFSYTTQTYYTNNNPLVGSHINLAIQAGLRAETPISPSNKIMLGIDFFHYSNSAFKLPNYGIDNINASLGITQNLHISGPNRKAETFDSDNKQSFEVSIGAGRRGFIQAGNYINPQTGNPIPLPDSAAQKSATSDLYLLGMYAGYAYRLNSIFSIKLGTDVVYYFKPFSYNDFYRTYQESGTSFDHLALGVSLGTDIWLGRMALMFNYGYYLHYKTVDPTHYYWVLGGKYYLTNWMALNAKIYIHGFEAHYANFGFVFNIKKKNANSIRD; this is encoded by the coding sequence ATGAAAACCTATTCATTTTTATTTTTCCTGCTCATTAATTTGTCATACTGTTTTGCTCAAAATAACCAAAACAGTATCTCCATAAAAGCAATACAAGGTATAACCATCTTCACCTCAGATTATCAGCTTAAAGGTAATTTTTATGGCGGTGAAATTGCGTATCGGTTAAATATGGCCAATAATGATGTTGGTTGGATAAAAACGCTTAATGTAAAAGATGTGGCCATTACTGCCGCCTGGCTAAATACACAAGGTATTTCATCTGATCAAATTTCTAACCCAAAACGACTAATCGGCAGTACCTATGCCGCACTAACAATTGTAGATTTCGGCATATTTAATGTCGGCAAAACAGCTTTTATATTTTCACCAGGCATCGGTTTTTCTTATACCACCCAAACTTATTATACGAATAATAATCCCTTAGTGGGGAGTCACATTAATCTGGCAATCCAAGCGGGCCTTAGGGCAGAAACACCTATCTCGCCCTCAAACAAGATAATGCTAGGTATTGATTTTTTTCATTATTCCAATTCGGCATTTAAGTTACCCAACTACGGCATCGATAATATAAATGCCTCCCTTGGGATTACGCAGAACCTCCATATAAGTGGTCCAAATAGAAAAGCAGAAACCTTTGACAGTGATAATAAACAATCCTTTGAAGTAAGTATCGGCGCAGGTAGACGTGGTTTTATACAGGCAGGAAATTATATTAATCCCCAGACGGGCAATCCTATTCCTTTGCCTGACTCGGCGGCGCAAAAAAGCGCCACATCTGATTTATATCTATTAGGGATGTATGCAGGGTATGCCTACCGGTTAAATTCTATTTTCAGTATAAAATTAGGAACCGATGTCGTTTATTACTTTAAGCCATTTTCGTACAATGACTTCTATAGAACTTACCAGGAGTCTGGGACCTCGTTTGATCATTTGGCACTTGGTGTAAGTCTTGGCACGGATATTTGGCTGGGTCGCATGGCTTTAATGTTCAACTACGGCTACTATTTGCATTACAAAACCGTTGATCCTACCCATTATTATTGGGTCCTCGGTGGAAAATATTATTTAACCAACTGGATGGCGCTGAATGCGAAAATATATATTCATGGCTTTGAGGCTCATTATGCCAATTTTGGCTTTGTTTTTAACATAAAGAAAAAGAATGCGAATAGCATAAGAGATTAA
- a CDS encoding response regulator transcription factor, with product MNSISLILFEDNDRLRESLVYLFNNTDGFTVLADYNDCNDAASAIRVHKPDVVLMDIDMPGQGGIKGVTMVKETQPLTSVIMYTVFEDDDKLFQCLCAGANGYLLKKTPPGKLFEAIQEVMEGGAPMSPSIARKVMNSFKHGKPTQYNLTPRELEVIHLLIKGYSSKMIAGELNISFDTARSHLKNIYIKLHVNCGKQAISKVLIEHIL from the coding sequence ATGAATTCTATTAGCCTTATTTTATTTGAGGATAATGACCGGCTCAGGGAATCTCTGGTCTATCTGTTCAATAATACGGATGGTTTTACTGTCCTGGCAGATTATAATGATTGTAACGATGCGGCTTCTGCAATCCGTGTCCATAAGCCTGACGTGGTATTAATGGACATTGATATGCCTGGACAGGGAGGAATTAAAGGCGTAACTATGGTTAAAGAAACACAACCGCTTACTTCTGTGATCATGTATACTGTCTTTGAAGATGATGATAAATTGTTCCAATGCCTGTGTGCGGGGGCTAATGGATATTTGCTAAAAAAAACACCCCCAGGTAAACTGTTTGAAGCGATACAAGAAGTCATGGAAGGAGGAGCGCCTATGTCCCCCTCCATCGCTAGAAAAGTAATGAATAGCTTTAAACATGGGAAACCTACCCAATATAACCTTACACCCCGGGAATTGGAAGTGATCCATTTACTGATCAAAGGCTACAGCTCAAAAATGATCGCCGGGGAATTAAATATATCCTTTGATACTGCACGTTCTCATTTAAAGAACATCTACATCAAGCTGCATGTAAACTGTGGCAAACAGGCCATTTCTAAAGTGCTCATCGAGCACATTCTGTAA